In one window of Buchnera aphidicola (Rhopalosiphum maidis) DNA:
- the fliF gene encoding flagellar basal-body MS-ring/collar protein FliF gives MNFSTIEESVSEEKKKFNNFLSYFFKNSRVLIILFVLAVITTVSISIWRKSPDYQILYNNLSKEDGEVIIDQLNQMKIPYKFSENSTQLLVPKNKVYELRLRFSENNSPHRNMGYEILDKERFGVSQFGEQINYQRALEGELARSIEKINIVKHAKIHIAFPKNSLFLEDKKKPSVSVILNLKSDRGLDPSQVNAILHLISSSICDLSVENITIVDQFGKLLNNSSLGLNQIDDLKLKYSEEIESRYRNRIKNILEPLLGFNNVYAQVTAQIDFNSQEKTQEKYTPNTDYKNQAIRSRQSTINDEIKNKTEENKPEKLFSQNSFFSNNNLNTKAYGDKKVKKSILKNNQDLNNNVLNSNSVISHDDTINYELNHSLSHTKMNIGEVKRLSAAVIVNFIKDKNGKLVPLNVEQIKKIKNLVCEAIGCSKMRGDSVYVVNESFFQKDKNPPVKLLKSSNQSDFSNNFLILTPWCISVVFLLFLLKKCFFSSSVIDTSKNNTKNNKLHKNKKEEDLEKSKKEKIISQLNVSKNLNTDKLIHQICNISNQNPRVIASIIRQWMSDKK, from the coding sequence ATGAATTTCAGTACTATAGAAGAATCAGTTTCAGAAGAGAAAAAAAAATTTAATAATTTTTTATCTTATTTTTTTAAAAATTCCCGTGTTTTAATTATTTTATTTGTATTAGCTGTAATTACCACTGTTTCGATTTCTATATGGCGAAAATCTCCTGATTATCAAATTTTATACAACAATTTATCTAAAGAAGATGGAGAAGTAATTATTGATCAATTAAATCAGATGAAAATACCCTATAAATTCTCTGAAAATTCTACTCAATTGTTAGTTCCAAAAAACAAAGTTTATGAACTTCGTTTACGTTTTTCTGAAAATAATTCTCCTCATAGAAATATGGGTTATGAAATCTTAGATAAAGAAAGATTTGGAGTTAGTCAATTTGGTGAGCAAATTAATTATCAACGTGCTTTAGAAGGGGAATTGGCTCGTAGTATAGAAAAAATTAACATTGTAAAACATGCAAAAATACATATAGCATTTCCAAAAAATTCTCTTTTTTTAGAAGATAAAAAAAAACCATCAGTTTCTGTTATTTTAAATTTAAAATCTGATCGAGGATTAGATCCTAGCCAAGTAAATGCTATACTGCATCTTATCTCTAGCAGTATATGTGATTTATCTGTAGAAAACATAACGATAGTAGATCAGTTTGGAAAATTATTAAACAATTCATCATTAGGTTTAAATCAAATTGATGATTTAAAATTAAAATATTCTGAAGAAATTGAGTCTCGTTATAGAAATAGAATTAAAAACATTTTAGAACCTTTATTAGGATTTAATAATGTTTATGCTCAAGTTACTGCACAAATAGATTTTAATTCTCAAGAAAAAACACAAGAAAAATATACACCTAATACAGATTATAAAAACCAAGCAATACGATCTCGTCAAAGTACTATTAATGACGAAATAAAAAATAAAACAGAAGAAAACAAACCAGAAAAACTGTTTTCTCAAAATAGTTTTTTTTCAAACAATAACTTAAATACTAAAGCGTATGGCGATAAAAAAGTTAAAAAATCTATTTTAAAAAATAATCAGGATTTAAACAACAACGTTTTAAATTCAAATTCTGTTATTAGTCATGATGATACAATCAATTATGAATTAAATCATAGTTTATCTCATACTAAAATGAATATAGGAGAAGTAAAAAGATTATCAGCTGCAGTTATAGTTAATTTTATTAAAGATAAAAATGGAAAATTAGTTCCTTTAAATGTAGAGCAAATAAAAAAGATTAAAAATTTAGTATGCGAAGCAATAGGTTGTTCCAAAATGAGAGGGGATAGCGTATATGTTGTTAATGAATCTTTTTTTCAAAAAGATAAAAATCCTCCTGTTAAATTATTAAAAAGTTCCAATCAATCTGATTTTTCGAATAATTTTTTAATTTTAACACCGTGGTGTATTTCTGTTGTTTTTCTTTTATTTCTTTTAAAGAAATGTTTTTTTTCTTCTTCAGTAATTGATACTTCAAAAAACAATACTAAAAATAATAAATTACATAAAAATAAAAAAGAAGAAGATTTAGAAAAAAGCAAAAAAGAAAAAATTATTTCTCAATTAAACGTTTCAAAAAATTTAAATACAGATAAGTTAATTCATCAAATTTGTAATATATCTAATCAAAATCCACGTGTTATAGCGTCGATTATTCGTCAATGGATGAGTGATAAAAAATGA
- the fliE gene encoding flagellar hook-basal body complex protein FliE: protein MFIDSIDNQNIYTKINFLDTNKQKNKESNNFVNFFKTALEEISNVQNNSKKNIKKFQLNHSDMSLNDIMINLQKSSISMELAIQVRNRIISAYKEIMNQQV from the coding sequence ATGTTTATTGATAGTATTGATAATCAAAATATTTATACAAAGATTAATTTTTTAGATACAAATAAACAAAAAAACAAAGAATCTAACAACTTTGTCAATTTTTTTAAAACAGCATTAGAAGAAATAAGCAACGTTCAAAATAACTCAAAAAAAAATATTAAAAAATTTCAATTAAATCATTCAGATATGTCTTTAAATGACATAATGATAAATCTACAAAAATCTTCTATTTCTATGGAATTAGCTATTCAAGTAAGAAATAGAATTATTTCAGCTTATAAAGAGATAATGAATCAACAAGTTTAA
- the gltX gene encoding glutamate--tRNA ligase, whose protein sequence is MKVKTRFAPSPTGNLHIGSIRTALYSWLFARHYNGRFVLRIEDTDFERYDSKSVKSILYGLEWLGLNWDEGPYFQSKRLERYKDVIKIMLEEGKAYKCFCSSKKLENERMQQISKGEKPRYSGTCRNLDQRNIFNKNYVVRFKNPISGKVIFEDKIRGTITFQNEELDDLIIQRSNGIPTYNFCVVIDDLDMKITHVIRGEDHINNTPRQINILKSLNAKIPIYAHVSMILNEEGEKFSKRNDALNILEYYKDGFLPEALLNYIIRLGWSYGNQEIFSVSQMKKLFNLKKISKSSSAVSMKKLFWLNKYYINNLPLSHISNLLQYHINYENINIKNGPNLESVLILLRNRCYTLKEIAQSSKYFYEEFEDFEKLAADQYLIPENYVSLKYLYNSIKKISVWNNEELSTLINNVSVKLETKLKNISMLLRVVLTGNMSSPNISSVIFLIGKEKTLLRLKRAILFIEKINNTNYLEK, encoded by the coding sequence ATGAAAGTAAAAACTCGTTTTGCGCCTAGTCCTACTGGAAATTTACATATTGGTAGCATTCGTACTGCTTTGTATTCTTGGTTGTTTGCACGTCATTATAATGGAAGATTTGTTCTTCGTATAGAAGATACAGATTTTGAACGTTACGATTCAAAATCTGTTAAATCTATTTTATATGGATTAGAATGGTTGGGGTTAAATTGGGATGAAGGCCCTTATTTTCAGAGTAAAAGATTAGAAAGGTATAAAGATGTTATTAAAATTATGTTAGAAGAAGGCAAAGCCTATAAATGTTTTTGTTCGTCAAAAAAATTAGAAAATGAACGAATGCAACAAATTTCGAAAGGGGAAAAACCACGATACAGTGGAACATGTAGAAATTTAGATCAGAGAAATATTTTTAATAAAAATTATGTAGTAAGATTTAAAAATCCAATTTCTGGTAAAGTAATATTTGAAGATAAAATTAGAGGAACGATTACTTTTCAAAATGAAGAATTAGATGATCTGATCATTCAACGTTCTAACGGAATTCCTACGTATAACTTTTGTGTAGTAATAGATGATTTAGATATGAAGATTACTCATGTTATTCGTGGTGAAGATCATATTAATAATACTCCTCGTCAAATAAATATTTTAAAATCCTTAAATGCTAAAATACCTATTTATGCTCATGTTTCAATGATTCTTAATGAAGAAGGGGAAAAATTTTCTAAAAGAAACGATGCTTTAAACATTTTAGAATACTATAAAGATGGTTTTTTGCCAGAAGCTTTACTTAATTATATAATACGTTTGGGTTGGTCTTACGGTAATCAAGAGATTTTTAGTGTTTCACAAATGAAAAAATTATTTAATTTAAAAAAAATTAGTAAATCTTCTAGTGCTGTAAGTATGAAAAAACTTTTTTGGTTAAATAAATATTATATTAATAATTTACCGTTGAGTCATATTTCTAATCTTTTACAATATCACATAAATTATGAAAATATTAATATAAAAAATGGACCTAATTTAGAATCTGTTTTAATCTTATTAAGAAATCGTTGTTATACCTTAAAAGAAATTGCTCAATCTTCTAAATATTTTTATGAAGAATTCGAAGATTTTGAAAAATTAGCTGCTGATCAATATTTAATTCCAGAAAATTATGTGAGTTTGAAATATTTATATAATAGTATAAAAAAAATATCTGTTTGGAATAACGAAGAATTATCTACGTTGATTAATAATGTATCTGTCAAACTTGAAACTAAATTAAAAAATATAAGTATGTTATTACGTGTTGTATTAACAGGTAATATGTCTTCACCAAATATAAGTTCTGTAATTTTTTTAATTGGAAAAGAGAAGACTTTATTAAGATTAAAAAGAGCAATTTTATTTATTGAAAAAATCAATAATACAAATTATTTAGAAAAATAA
- the ligA gene encoding NAD-dependent DNA ligase LigA, with amino-acid sequence MKLVKKQIDKLRKKILKYDYFYHSLDQPIISDAEYDYLLNQLYNLELKNKEFITSDSPTQRVGSNLIEKFKKIVHFSPMLSLENTFDIDGFLEFENRIKKFFDKNQSINFCCELKFDGIAVSLIYEKGILVRAATRGDGYIGENITNNIQTIKSVPLELKGLSIPKRLEVRGEVFMLKSDFLSLNKEFYISKKKCFSNPRNAAAGSLRQINSKITAKRKLIFICHGCGLFEGMEHFKSHYKRLIQLSKWGLPVNQEMLICSNHVEIFNFYKKIQEQRHFFNFDVDGIVVKIDSIELQKKIGSNNKFPRWAIAFKFTSREEITRLRDVKFQVGRTGVITPVAYFDPICISGVIIRKASLYNKNSIEKLNLCINDFILIRRSGDVIPKVVSVIKKKSLENQKKVIFPVFCPVCNSKLMENKEDKIIRCHAGLTCNAQKKKALHHFFSKNALNISGLGPKIIDKLIEKKIVTNPIDFFYLTKFHLQKLEKIKEKKSLNIINAILKIKKTSLKRLIFALGIPLVGEVIAKKIAISFKTLDKIVNAKLLELESINGIGKVVANSIFNYFSIVSNRELINNLSKKIDFFESREHDVKNKFFFNKRIVLTGKFISFSRSELSEILIESGAQLSNSVSKNTDLLIYGKKTGDRKIFKATELKIKMMSELEFNLLIK; translated from the coding sequence ATGAAACTAGTTAAAAAGCAAATTGATAAATTACGTAAAAAAATTTTAAAATATGACTATTTTTATCATAGTTTAGATCAACCTATTATTTCTGATGCTGAATATGATTATTTGTTAAATCAATTGTATAATTTAGAATTAAAAAATAAAGAATTTATTACTTCTGATTCCCCTACTCAAAGAGTAGGTTCAAACTTAATTGAAAAATTTAAAAAAATAGTACATTTTTCTCCTATGTTATCTTTAGAAAACACATTTGATATAGATGGATTTTTAGAATTTGAAAATAGAATTAAAAAATTTTTTGATAAAAATCAGTCAATAAATTTTTGTTGTGAGTTAAAATTTGATGGTATAGCTGTTAGTTTAATTTACGAAAAAGGTATTTTAGTTCGGGCTGCAACTCGTGGGGATGGTTATATAGGAGAAAATATAACAAATAATATACAAACTATAAAATCAGTTCCATTAGAATTAAAAGGATTATCTATACCTAAAAGGTTAGAAGTCCGAGGTGAAGTTTTTATGTTAAAATCTGATTTTTTATCGTTAAATAAAGAATTTTATATTAGTAAAAAAAAATGTTTTTCTAATCCTAGAAATGCAGCAGCTGGATCTTTACGCCAAATTAATTCAAAAATAACTGCTAAAAGAAAGTTAATTTTTATTTGTCATGGATGCGGTTTATTTGAAGGAATGGAACATTTTAAAAGTCATTATAAAAGATTGATACAACTGTCAAAATGGGGTTTGCCAGTTAATCAAGAAATGTTAATTTGTTCAAATCACGTGGAAATATTTAATTTTTATAAAAAAATTCAAGAACAACGTCATTTTTTTAATTTTGATGTAGATGGCATCGTTGTAAAAATAGATTCAATTGAATTACAAAAAAAAATAGGTTCTAATAATAAATTCCCTAGATGGGCAATTGCATTTAAATTTACTTCTAGAGAAGAAATCACTAGATTACGTGATGTAAAATTTCAAGTTGGTAGAACCGGAGTAATTACTCCAGTAGCATACTTTGATCCAATTTGTATATCCGGAGTTATTATTAGAAAAGCTTCTTTATATAATAAAAATTCAATTGAAAAGTTAAATTTATGTATTAACGATTTTATTTTAATACGTCGTTCTGGTGATGTCATACCTAAAGTTGTTAGTGTTATTAAAAAAAAATCTTTAGAAAATCAAAAAAAAGTAATTTTTCCTGTTTTTTGTCCAGTTTGCAATTCAAAATTAATGGAAAATAAAGAAGATAAAATAATACGTTGTCATGCTGGATTAACATGTAACGCTCAGAAAAAAAAAGCATTACATCATTTTTTTTCAAAAAACGCATTAAACATATCGGGTCTAGGACCAAAAATTATTGATAAATTAATCGAAAAAAAAATTGTTACAAATCCTATAGATTTTTTTTATCTTACAAAATTTCATTTACAAAAATTAGAAAAAATAAAAGAAAAAAAGAGTTTAAACATTATTAATGCTATTTTAAAAATAAAAAAAACTAGTTTAAAACGTTTAATTTTTGCTTTAGGAATTCCCCTGGTAGGTGAAGTAATAGCAAAAAAAATAGCTATAAGTTTTAAAACATTAGATAAAATAGTTAATGCAAAACTATTGGAATTAGAATCTATAAATGGTATAGGAAAAGTAGTTGCTAATAGTATATTTAATTATTTTTCGATTGTTTCAAATCGAGAATTAATTAACAATCTTTCTAAAAAAATAGACTTTTTTGAAAGTAGAGAACATGATGTAAAAAATAAATTTTTTTTTAATAAAAGAATTGTTTTAACAGGAAAATTTATTTCTTTTTCACGTAGCGAGTTATCAGAAATATTGATTGAATCAGGGGCTCAGTTATCTAATAGTGTTTCTAAAAATACTGATTTATTAATTTATGGAAAAAAGACAGGTGATCGTAAAATTTTCAAAGCAACTGAGTTAAAAATTAAAATGATGAGTGAGTTGGAATTTAATTTATTAATTAAATAA
- the cysK gene encoding cysteine synthase A → MNKIYEDNSLTIGNTPLVRLNNIGNGKILAKIESRNPSFSVKCRIGANMIWNAEKKGQLNKNIELIEATSGNTGIALAYVAAARNYLLTLVMPDSMSIERRKLLQSLGANLILTNGKYGMKGAISKANEIVSLNKKRYLLLKQFENPANPEIHQRTTGPEIWKDTKGNIDILISGVGTGGTITGITRYIKIEKRKKDLISVAVEPLESPVITQFLSGKEMKPGLHKIQGIGAGFIPKNLDLSLIDRVITVSSEEAILSAQKIMKKEGILSGISSGAALSAALKIQKEKNFENKIIVVILPSSGERYLSTELFSTSPQNRQNH, encoded by the coding sequence ATGAATAAAATATATGAAGATAATTCTTTAACTATTGGAAATACACCACTTGTCCGTTTAAACAACATAGGAAATGGAAAAATTTTAGCAAAAATCGAATCTAGAAATCCAAGTTTTAGTGTGAAATGTAGAATTGGTGCTAATATGATATGGAATGCAGAAAAAAAAGGACAATTAAATAAAAATATAGAGTTAATTGAAGCAACTAGTGGTAATACAGGAATAGCTTTAGCATATGTCGCAGCAGCAAGAAATTATTTATTAACTCTTGTAATGCCTGATTCTATGTCTATAGAAAGAAGAAAATTACTACAATCTTTAGGTGCTAATTTAATACTAACAAATGGAAAATATGGTATGAAAGGTGCTATATCTAAAGCAAATGAAATTGTATCTTTAAATAAAAAACGCTATCTTTTATTAAAACAATTTGAAAATCCAGCTAATCCAGAAATACATCAAAGAACTACTGGCCCAGAAATCTGGAAAGACACTAAAGGAAATATAGACATACTAATTTCAGGCGTAGGTACAGGAGGAACAATTACAGGAATTACAAGATATATAAAAATAGAAAAAAGAAAAAAAGATTTAATTAGTGTTGCCGTTGAACCTTTAGAATCACCTGTAATTACACAATTTTTATCAGGAAAAGAAATGAAACCTGGATTACACAAAATACAAGGAATAGGAGCAGGTTTTATTCCTAAAAATTTAGATTTATCATTAATTGATAGAGTAATTACAGTATCGAGTGAAGAAGCAATACTCAGTGCTCAAAAAATAATGAAAAAAGAAGGAATATTATCAGGTATTTCTTCAGGTGCAGCTTTATCAGCCGCTCTAAAAATACAAAAAGAAAAGAATTTTGAAAATAAAATTATAGTAGTTATATTACCTTCTTCTGGAGAACGTTATTTAAGTACAGAATTGTTTTCTACATCGCCGCAAAATCGGCAAAATCATTAA
- a CDS encoding HPr family phosphocarrier protein: MFQKEIKINALHGLHTRPAAEFVKEAKNFISDIYIIHNGKSINAKSLFKIQTLGLVKDSVITLSAEGEDEKQAIEYLSKIMTELE, translated from the coding sequence ATGTTTCAAAAAGAAATTAAAATTAATGCATTACATGGTTTGCATACTCGACCTGCAGCGGAATTTGTAAAAGAAGCAAAAAATTTTATCTCTGATATTTACATTATCCATAACGGAAAATCCATTAATGCAAAAAGTTTATTTAAAATTCAAACATTAGGTTTAGTTAAAGACAGCGTCATTACATTATCTGCAGAAGGTGAAGATGAAAAACAAGCCATTGAATATCTATCTAAAATAATGACAGAACTAGAATAA
- the ptsI gene encoding phosphoenolpyruvate-protein phosphotransferase PtsI, whose product MISGILASPGIAFGNVLLLKNEEIVINRKIISTKNIKTEINKFFDGRKKSVEQLTEIKIATGEKFGKKKEGIFEGHIMLLEDEELEKEIIDLITEKKISAAEATKFIIEGQAKALEKIKDEYLKNRAIDVRDIGSRLLKNILNINIVDLNNIKNEVILISKDLTPSETAQINLKYILGFITDLGGPTSHTSIMARSLEIPAIVGTVNITKKVKNNDFIILDSINNEIIINPSDRLINEKKQVEKKYFFKRENLKKLKNLYATTTDGRNIKIGSNIGNIQDVDSAKKNGAECIGLYRTEFLFMGRNTLPTENEQFQAYKKVAELMKDKAVIIRTMDIGGDKDLPYMNLPKEENPFLGWRAIRISIDRKDILHAQLRAILRASAFGKIYILFPMIISVEEIRILKIEVQKLKIELNKNHLIFDKNIKIGIMIETPASAIIAEHLIKEVDFFSIGTNDLTQYTLAVDRGNDLISHLYNPISPSVLQLIKKVIDISHLHGKWTGMCGELAGDERVTALLLGMGLDEFSMSSTSIPKIKEIIRKISFSKSQELAKKVLNAATTKEILDLLNKFII is encoded by the coding sequence ATGATTTCAGGCATTTTAGCATCACCGGGTATCGCTTTTGGCAATGTACTTTTGTTAAAAAATGAAGAGATTGTCATTAACCGGAAAATCATTTCTACTAAAAATATAAAAACAGAAATAAACAAATTTTTTGACGGTAGAAAAAAATCAGTAGAACAACTAACAGAAATAAAAATAGCAACAGGCGAAAAATTTGGCAAGAAAAAAGAAGGTATCTTCGAAGGTCACATAATGCTTCTCGAAGATGAAGAGTTAGAAAAAGAAATCATTGATTTAATTACAGAAAAAAAAATATCTGCTGCAGAAGCAACTAAATTTATTATTGAAGGACAAGCTAAAGCATTAGAAAAAATAAAAGATGAATATTTAAAAAATAGAGCAATTGATGTAAGAGATATTGGTTCTCGTTTACTAAAAAATATACTTAATATTAATATTGTTGATTTAAACAATATAAAAAATGAAGTTATTTTAATTTCAAAAGATCTTACTCCCTCAGAAACAGCGCAAATTAATTTAAAATATATTTTAGGATTTATTACAGATTTAGGTGGCCCAACATCACATACATCCATCATGGCAAGATCGCTTGAAATACCAGCTATTGTAGGTACTGTAAATATAACTAAAAAAGTAAAAAATAACGATTTTATTATTTTAGATTCCATTAATAACGAAATTATTATTAATCCATCTGATCGACTGATAAACGAAAAAAAACAAGTAGAAAAAAAGTATTTTTTTAAGAGAGAAAATTTAAAAAAATTAAAAAATTTATATGCAACTACTACTGATGGACGTAACATTAAAATTGGATCTAATATCGGTAATATTCAAGATGTTGATTCAGCAAAAAAAAATGGAGCCGAATGTATAGGTTTGTATAGAACAGAATTTTTATTTATGGGCAGGAATACACTTCCTACTGAAAATGAACAATTCCAAGCGTATAAAAAAGTTGCAGAATTAATGAAAGATAAAGCAGTTATTATCAGAACTATGGACATCGGTGGTGATAAAGACCTGCCATATATGAATCTACCAAAAGAAGAAAATCCTTTTCTAGGATGGAGAGCAATACGTATTTCAATAGATCGTAAAGACATTTTACATGCACAATTAAGAGCAATTCTTAGAGCTTCTGCGTTTGGAAAAATTTATATTTTATTTCCTATGATCATATCAGTAGAAGAAATTAGAATTTTAAAAATTGAAGTCCAAAAATTGAAAATTGAATTAAACAAAAATCATCTGATATTCGATAAAAATATTAAAATCGGAATCATGATAGAAACTCCTGCGTCAGCTATAATAGCAGAACATCTAATAAAAGAAGTTGATTTTTTTAGTATTGGCACTAATGATTTAACACAATATACCTTAGCTGTAGATAGAGGAAATGATTTAATTTCACATCTTTATAATCCTATAAGCCCCTCTGTTCTACAATTAATTAAAAAAGTTATCGATATATCGCATTTACATGGAAAATGGACAGGTATGTGTGGAGAACTAGCAGGAGATGAACGCGTTACAGCTCTTTTGTT